One Pullulanibacillus sp. KACC 23026 DNA segment encodes these proteins:
- a CDS encoding type IV pilus twitching motility protein PilT — MKTELDDWLNFAYSRGASDIHLSAGTPPTYRLHGDLFKIEGPVILPHMTEEITKEILTEEQYATFLENGELDFSYSIPNISRFRVNAYRQRSSVSIAFRAVPPNVPRMEDLKLPTILTTFCQKPQGLVLVVGPTGSGKSTTLASMINYINLSFKKHIITLEDPIEYLHRHQNSIIDQREVGYDTQNFTSGLRAALRQDPDIILVGELRDLDTIQTAITAAETGHLVFATLHTSDAPSTIDRIIDVFPPGQQAQIRIQLASELVAVISQRLFPTPHHDGRRAALEIMINNPAIQNLIRNEKVYQIPSVIQTSRAQGMQNMENAILDLLKEGAISREAALPYLKGGVAVGVF; from the coding sequence CTTCACGGCGACCTCTTTAAGATTGAAGGGCCTGTGATCTTACCTCATATGACTGAGGAAATTACAAAAGAAATTTTGACAGAAGAACAATATGCGACATTTCTAGAAAACGGGGAGCTTGACTTTTCCTACAGTATTCCTAACATTTCCCGCTTTCGTGTTAATGCCTATCGCCAGCGCTCGTCCGTTAGCATCGCCTTTCGTGCCGTTCCGCCAAATGTGCCGAGGATGGAAGACTTGAAGCTTCCCACGATCCTCACAACGTTTTGCCAAAAGCCTCAAGGACTTGTCCTCGTTGTAGGACCAACCGGAAGCGGGAAATCGACCACCCTTGCTTCTATGATTAACTATATTAACTTAAGCTTTAAAAAACATATCATTACGCTGGAAGACCCTATCGAGTATTTGCATCGGCATCAGAACTCGATTATCGACCAGCGCGAAGTCGGGTATGACACGCAGAATTTTACAAGTGGACTAAGAGCCGCGCTTCGCCAAGATCCCGATATCATATTGGTCGGAGAGTTAAGAGACTTAGATACCATTCAGACGGCCATTACGGCAGCTGAAACGGGACATCTTGTCTTTGCCACCTTGCATACATCGGATGCTCCTAGTACGATTGATCGGATCATCGACGTCTTTCCGCCCGGCCAGCAAGCGCAAATTCGCATCCAGCTTGCCTCTGAGCTCGTGGCGGTCATTTCCCAGCGGCTGTTTCCAACCCCTCATCATGATGGGAGACGGGCTGCTCTTGAGATTATGATCAATAATCCAGCCATCCAAAATCTGATTCGTAATGAAAAGGTCTACCAGATCCCAAGTGTCATTCAGACGAGCCGTGCACAAGGGATGCAGAACATGGAAAATGCGATTCTTGATTTGCTGAAAGAGGGAGCCATTTCCCGAGAGGCTGCCCTGCCTTACTTAAAAGGAGGCGTTGCAGTTGGCGTATTTTGA
- a CDS encoding type II secretion system F family protein, whose product MAYFDYTGRDVKGRMKKGNITAESKQDAVKALREKGIAAMEIAEGTPSLLTMDLKIGPSVKSSDMVIFLRQFATLIKAGVPIVDSVEILSEQSESKALKATLTQIAHELKQGQSLSAACEQHKKLFPPLVINMIKAGEIGGSLEETLERLATFTEKQHELKQKVVSTMFYPATIGLMAIGVIVFIMVYVVPMFANMFEGFNAKLPPITLFVLGLSHVIVHYWWIVLFIIIVISIFFYFLLQNKSSKMVLDYAILKVPIFGKLSQKAEIARITRTLSSLFSSSVPILQALTVVERVTNNEVIRKVIINAKDSLEKGRSLAEPLKESWVFPPLVHHMIAVGEQTGALDYMLEKVADFYEAEVETMTDRLKSLIEPVMIIILAAVVGFIVLSIVIPMFNLYSQLS is encoded by the coding sequence TTGGCGTATTTTGATTACACAGGCCGGGATGTTAAAGGCAGAATGAAAAAGGGAAATATCACGGCTGAATCCAAACAAGATGCCGTAAAGGCTCTTAGAGAAAAAGGCATTGCTGCTATGGAGATCGCCGAAGGAACGCCCTCTCTCCTTACGATGGATCTTAAAATTGGGCCGAGTGTCAAGTCCAGTGATATGGTTATTTTCCTCAGGCAATTTGCTACTCTCATTAAGGCGGGGGTTCCTATTGTTGACTCGGTCGAAATTTTATCTGAGCAATCCGAAAGCAAGGCTTTAAAAGCAACACTTACCCAAATCGCCCATGAGCTCAAGCAAGGTCAATCGCTTTCAGCAGCCTGTGAACAGCATAAGAAACTCTTTCCGCCGCTCGTTATCAATATGATCAAAGCGGGCGAAATTGGCGGTTCGCTTGAAGAAACCCTTGAAAGACTCGCCACTTTCACTGAAAAACAGCATGAATTAAAACAAAAAGTAGTGTCGACCATGTTCTACCCTGCGACTATAGGCCTAATGGCGATCGGTGTCATTGTCTTTATTATGGTCTATGTGGTGCCCATGTTTGCGAACATGTTTGAAGGCTTCAATGCGAAGCTGCCGCCTATAACCCTGTTTGTACTAGGCTTAAGCCACGTCATTGTTCATTATTGGTGGATCGTCCTTTTCATCATCATCGTTATTTCGATATTTTTCTATTTTTTGCTACAAAATAAGTCTAGTAAAATGGTCCTAGATTATGCTATATTAAAAGTGCCCATTTTCGGTAAACTATCTCAGAAGGCTGAGATTGCTCGAATCACACGGACACTCAGTTCGCTCTTCTCCAGTTCCGTGCCGATTCTGCAAGCCTTAACAGTTGTAGAGCGAGTTACGAATAATGAGGTCATTCGCAAGGTCATAATAAATGCCAAAGATTCTTTAGAGAAGGGAAGATCGTTAGCCGAGCCATTAAAAGAGAGCTGGGTATTTCCACCGCTTGTTCATCACATGATAGCGGTTGGGGAGCAAACGGGGGCCCTTGACTATATGCTTGAGAAAGTTGCGGACTTCTATGAAGCAGAAGTTGAGACTATGACAGACCGTTTAAAGTCCCTCATTGAGCCTGTGATGATCATCATTCTTGCAGCTGTTGTAGGTTTTATTGTGTTATCTATCGTG